The following proteins come from a genomic window of Triticum aestivum cultivar Chinese Spring chromosome 6A, IWGSC CS RefSeq v2.1, whole genome shotgun sequence:
- the LOC123130654 gene encoding uncharacterized protein, whose amino-acid sequence MLPTRLLPRRPEDPHAVLAGLCKEMTVNLWLHGAAARHGTRRYGGQSRDTMPLPPLSVAFSAAPGAQRGGTRHASRIVLDAAAHNPASRLFQRPPSVRRNVWTTVGSSMESSNRSMDKAKENPYVVLSGLLLQVILLKSVRRSSCCRMHRTLYTHGSSGQRWEALLQAHDRHQGAAYPYL is encoded by the exons ATGCTCCCCACGCGTCTCCTGCCCCGACGGCCCGAGGATCCTCATGCCGTCTTGGCTGGACTGTGCAAAG AGATGACGGTGAACCTTTGGTTGCACGGCGCGGCGGCTCGCCATGGGACTCGACGGTACGGTGGCCAGTCCCGTGACACCATGCCTCTCCCACCTCTTTCGGTGGCTTTCTCTGCTGCCCCTGGAGCTCAACGTGGAGGGACTCGCCATGCATCGCGCATCGTTCTGGACGCGGCTGCCCACAACCCTGCAAGTCGACTGTTCCAACGCCCACCAAGTGTACGACGTAATGTTTGGACAACTGTAG GATCCTCCATGGAATCTTCGAACAGATCAATGGATAAAGCAAAAGAAAATCCATACGTGGTTCTGTCAGGCCTGCTGCTTCAGGTCATCCTCCTCAAGAGTGTGAGAAGAAGCAGCTGCTGCAGAATGCATCGCACGCTATATACTCATGGGTCTTCAG GACAGAGATGGGAGGCTCTTCTACAAGCTCATGATCGACATCAGGGAGCTGCATATCCTTATTTATAG